Below is a window of Aeromonas veronii DNA.
AGTGGACCACAGCTGGAACAAGACCGAAGTGGAAGTGAAAACCCTGGAGAAAGTGGGCGCGGCCCCGCAGACCAAGGGCGGCTTTATCGCCAAATAAGGCCACTTCAACGACAAACTGGCCAGACGTTAAAAGGGCGCTTGCTATCAAGCGCCCTTTTGCATGGTTAACACAGCGTCATCACTTAACCGGCCCGACTAGCAAAGGCTCTTTTGAACCCCTTTTCGGCCTGATTGACCTTGTAGAGGTAACGGCGCGACTCCTCTTTGGGATGCTGCTCGGTCAACACCTGATAAACCGCCTCGGGGGAGAGCCGGTTGATCCGGCCCGACGCCGCCTTGCGATCGCTGGAGAAGGTGTTGAGCACCCCGCCAGCGCCACCGTTGTAGGCAGAGATCACTGCATAGCGACGGGAGCGTGGGTCCTCGATATCCGCCAGATAGACGGTCTGCAACAGGTGCAGATAGGCGGTACCAACATCGATGTTGTAGGCCGGATTGAACAGCTCCTCCCGGCTCGGCTGGCCGTTCTTGCCCTTGACCCGCACATAGACATCACGACCGGCAGTGGCCGGGATCACCTGCATCAGGCCATAGGCGTTGGCATGGCTCACCGCATAGGGGTTGAAGCTGCTCTCGGTCTTGATCACCGCATAGATCAGGCTCTCCGGCACGCCGTATTTGCGCGACGCTTCCCGGATGATCCCCGCATACTTGTAGCCCCGTCGATCTTCATGGTTGGCCACCATGGGAATATCGACGAAGAAGATGGTGCGAATACCGAGGGTCCGCTTCTTCATCGCCGTGTTCAGCAGGTAGTCAGCATAACGCTCGGCGCGCCAGGAGGCACGGATAGGCTGACGCTGATTATCCAGCACCTGACCGTAGAGGAAGGGCTCGCCGCCGGTCAGAATTTCCCGATCGGAGTAAAGATCCACTTCGGCCGGATCATCCGGCGTCAGCAGGGTCTCGATAATGGCGCGGCGCAGGTGATCACGCGGCTCTATGCCCGAGACGGTCTCCACCATGATGTGGCCGCT
It encodes the following:
- the mltC gene encoding membrane-bound lytic murein transglycosylase MltC, which encodes MGRIFWLLCTLLFLSACSSSPKPSGSADGDLVNGKDIRGFEHMISALSHNVNEIWGREALFAGKFDYVKYTDQYKSRAHIDFSSGHIMVETVSGIEPRDHLRRAIIETLLTPDDPAEVDLYSDREILTGGEPFLYGQVLDNQRQPIRASWRAERYADYLLNTAMKKRTLGIRTIFFVDIPMVANHEDRRGYKYAGIIREASRKYGVPESLIYAVIKTESSFNPYAVSHANAYGLMQVIPATAGRDVYVRVKGKNGQPSREELFNPAYNIDVGTAYLHLLQTVYLADIEDPRSRRYAVISAYNGGAGGVLNTFSSDRKAASGRINRLSPEAVYQVLTEQHPKEESRRYLYKVNQAEKGFKRAFASRAG